One window of the Labilibaculum sp. genome contains the following:
- a CDS encoding phosphate acyltransferase, with translation MRALTDKARRSPKRVVFAEGTNFKVLKAAQTVLHEGIAQPILLGNTEYIEKLIQENDMDLGNVPVINWRGAEERIRREEYAKVLFQKRSRKGLTYSEALDKMTDRNYFGAMMVEMGEADAFISGSTSKYADTIRPAIQTVGIKPAINHIAGMYLMMTNKGPIFFSDTTVNPRPEAQTLVDTTLLTAEAVRKFNIEPVIALVSYSNFGSIREGSPVRVQEAVKILHRDYPNLIVDGDIQMNFALNNELRTKMFPFSKLGNRKVNTIIFPNLSSGNIAYKMMQELAGAEVIGPILLGMNKSIHIVPLESSVRELVNLVTIAVVDAQGQ, from the coding sequence ATGAGGGCTTTAACCGATAAAGCCAGACGGAGTCCGAAACGGGTGGTATTTGCCGAGGGAACTAATTTTAAAGTTCTGAAAGCAGCTCAAACCGTATTGCACGAAGGAATTGCTCAGCCTATTTTACTGGGAAATACGGAATACATCGAAAAATTAATTCAGGAAAACGATATGGATTTGGGAAATGTACCTGTTATTAATTGGCGGGGAGCAGAGGAAAGAATCCGAAGAGAGGAGTACGCAAAGGTATTGTTTCAGAAACGCAGCCGAAAAGGCTTAACTTATTCCGAGGCTCTCGATAAAATGACGGACCGGAATTATTTTGGTGCCATGATGGTTGAAATGGGAGAGGCCGATGCTTTTATCAGCGGATCGACTTCGAAATATGCCGATACCATCCGACCGGCAATACAAACCGTTGGTATTAAGCCGGCAATCAATCACATTGCCGGTATGTATTTAATGATGACCAACAAAGGACCGATCTTTTTTTCTGACACAACGGTAAATCCCAGGCCTGAGGCACAAACTTTGGTTGATACGACCTTACTAACTGCCGAAGCGGTTCGTAAATTCAATATCGAACCGGTAATTGCATTGGTTTCCTATTCCAATTTTGGATCGATTCGTGAGGGAAGTCCGGTGCGGGTGCAGGAAGCTGTGAAAATTTTGCATCGTGATTACCCAAATCTAATTGTGGATGGTGATATTCAGATGAATTTTGCGCTGAATAATGAACTCAGAACCAAAATGTTTCCATTTTCGAAGTTGGGGAATCGAAAAGTAAACACGATTATTTTTCCGAATTTAAGCAGTGGTAATATTGCTTATAAAATGATGCAGGAATTGGCTGGAGCAGAGGTGATCGGTCCAATTTTGCTGGGAATGAATAAGTCAATTCATATTGTTCCTCTCGAAAGTTCGGTTCGCGAGCTGGTAAATCTGGTTACCATTGCTGTGGTGGATGCGCAGGGACAGTGA